One genomic region from Alteromonas pelagimontana encodes:
- the rsmD gene encoding 16S rRNA (guanine(966)-N(2))-methyltransferase RsmD, with protein sequence MIALSATMKRVSKAPQSSRNTSRRDFASGKKTGTVRIIGGQWRGRKLPVANVEGLRPTTDRNKETVFNWLMHDTQNAICLDVFAGSGGLGLEALSRYAAQCIFIEKDSAAAANLKTNLNTLQANAKVHCGDALTVLSQLEQQFDIVFIDPPFYHNLVMPTLQQLISAKLLKAGSLLYIEQEIDAAALTLSSGWEIVKHKRTSQLEYMVVRCAGLEN encoded by the coding sequence ATGATAGCATTGTCAGCCACTATGAAGCGAGTGTCTAAAGCCCCACAATCTTCCCGAAATACATCCCGCCGCGATTTTGCGTCCGGCAAAAAAACCGGGACGGTACGAATTATCGGGGGCCAGTGGCGCGGACGAAAACTTCCTGTTGCCAATGTTGAAGGGTTACGTCCAACCACCGATCGCAACAAAGAAACTGTTTTTAACTGGCTGATGCATGACACTCAAAACGCTATCTGTCTGGATGTATTTGCAGGTTCCGGCGGCCTCGGACTCGAAGCCTTATCCCGTTATGCTGCACAATGCATTTTTATTGAGAAAGACAGTGCGGCAGCGGCAAACCTGAAAACCAACCTGAATACGTTGCAAGCTAATGCCAAAGTTCATTGTGGCGACGCTTTGACCGTGCTATCGCAACTAGAACAGCAGTTTGATATTGTTTTCATTGACCCACCCTTCTACCACAATCTGGTAATGCCTACTCTCCAACAGCTGATATCAGCGAAATTGTTGAAAGCGGGTTCACTGTTGTACATTGAACAGGAAATTGACGCAGCGGCATTAACACTTTCTTCCGGGTGGGAAATAGTAAAACACAAGCGCACCAGCCAGCTTGAATATATGGTGGTGCGTTGCGCAGGCCTGGAAAATTAA
- the ftsY gene encoding signal recognition particle-docking protein FtsY translates to MSKLFGWFSKNKHSDKEKGKQSQTPVPKEESRSQQPEPVPSDLKQVEEVDAPAENSQPVITPPNETAEPEKKVAETAELATASTVEIKTQTDAAIAFEQDEKPDLPDTNAPAVEAEAVVEEIAPRHNEDDADEVIPPAEKQAGHAVTAPVKAPVTEKRSLFSRLKASLSRTRMNLGSGFVSLFRGKAIDDDLYEELETQLLVADVGMNTTQKIITRLTESAKRSQLKDAEALLDILKEQMREMLNQVDKPLPGEIANHDAANGPYVILMVGVNGVGKTTTIGKLAKQLQQDGKKVMLAAGDTFRAAAVEQLQVWGERNLIPVIAQPTGSDSASVLFDALEAAKSRKIDVLIADTAGRLQNKNNLMEELKKVLRVMKKISPTAPHEVMLTLDAGTGQNAISQAKLFNEAVGLTGITLTKLDGTAKGGVIFSIADQFAIPIRYIGVGEGIDDLRTFNADEFIDALFSETENRVS, encoded by the coding sequence ATGTCGAAACTATTTGGCTGGTTCAGTAAAAACAAGCATTCTGATAAAGAAAAAGGTAAACAATCACAAACGCCTGTTCCAAAAGAGGAGAGTCGGTCTCAACAACCAGAGCCCGTGCCAAGCGATCTCAAGCAGGTGGAGGAAGTTGATGCACCTGCTGAGAATTCGCAGCCGGTTATCACTCCCCCCAATGAAACGGCGGAGCCTGAGAAAAAAGTTGCAGAAACTGCAGAGCTGGCGACGGCTTCTACAGTGGAAATAAAAACGCAAACGGATGCTGCTATTGCGTTTGAACAAGATGAAAAGCCTGATTTACCAGATACAAACGCGCCTGCAGTAGAAGCTGAAGCCGTTGTTGAGGAAATCGCACCACGTCACAATGAAGACGACGCTGACGAAGTAATCCCGCCGGCCGAAAAACAGGCAGGCCACGCGGTTACTGCGCCTGTAAAAGCGCCCGTAACGGAAAAACGGTCCTTGTTTAGTCGTTTAAAAGCGAGTCTATCCCGTACCCGCATGAACCTGGGTAGTGGCTTTGTTAGCCTGTTTCGCGGTAAAGCTATCGATGATGATTTGTACGAGGAACTGGAAACGCAACTCCTCGTTGCCGATGTGGGCATGAACACTACGCAAAAGATCATCACGCGGCTGACCGAAAGTGCTAAACGCTCACAACTGAAAGATGCAGAGGCACTGCTGGATATTTTAAAAGAGCAAATGCGTGAGATGCTCAATCAAGTTGATAAGCCGCTTCCCGGTGAAATCGCCAACCATGATGCTGCCAATGGTCCCTACGTAATTCTAATGGTAGGTGTAAATGGGGTTGGCAAAACAACGACGATAGGTAAACTGGCCAAACAGCTTCAGCAAGATGGAAAGAAGGTGATGTTGGCTGCCGGTGATACCTTTCGGGCTGCAGCGGTAGAGCAGTTACAGGTGTGGGGTGAACGAAATTTAATTCCAGTTATTGCTCAACCGACAGGCTCAGACAGTGCTTCGGTATTATTTGACGCGTTGGAAGCGGCTAAATCGCGAAAAATTGATGTACTTATTGCCGATACTGCCGGACGCTTACAGAACAAAAACAACCTGATGGAAGAGTTAAAGAAAGTGTTGCGGGTGATGAAAAAGATATCGCCGACTGCCCCTCATGAAGTGATGCTTACTCTTGATGCGGGTACCGGTCAGAACGCAATAAGCCAGGCAAAGCTATTTAACGAAGCGGTGGGGCTTACCGGTATCACCTTAACCAAACTGGATGGTACTGCAAAAGGTGGAGTCATTTTCTCTATTGCCGATCAGTTTGCGATTCCTATCCGCTATATTGGCGTGGGTGAAGGAATCGACGATTTACGTACTTTCAATGCAGATGAGTTCATTGATGCGCTGTTCAGCGAAACCGAAAATCGGGTATCCTGA
- the ftsE gene encoding cell division ATP-binding protein FtsE has protein sequence MIKFEQVSKTYPGGQRALSKVNFHVEPGEMAFLTGHSGAGKSTILKLISLMERPTVGRVLINGHDLSVIKRRQIAYIRRDIGMIFQSHQLLMDKSVFDNVALPLVIEGFTHRETSKRVHAALEMVGLRDKAKNLPIMLSGGEQQRVGIARAVVNKPPLLLADEPTGNLDPKLSMEIVRLFEDFNQAGVSVFIATHDLGLIARMKYRTLTLKNGQMITDGLNDDTSGEWS, from the coding sequence ATGATAAAATTTGAGCAGGTAAGTAAAACCTATCCCGGCGGCCAACGGGCGTTAAGCAAAGTAAATTTTCATGTTGAGCCCGGTGAAATGGCTTTTCTTACCGGCCATTCCGGAGCCGGGAAAAGCACTATTCTCAAATTGATAAGTTTGATGGAACGTCCTACAGTGGGGCGTGTGTTGATTAATGGTCATGATCTGAGTGTCATAAAACGTCGGCAGATAGCCTACATCCGACGTGATATCGGGATGATTTTCCAAAGCCACCAGTTGCTAATGGATAAATCTGTTTTCGACAACGTAGCTCTGCCGCTTGTGATCGAAGGCTTCACGCATAGGGAAACGAGCAAACGGGTACATGCAGCGTTGGAAATGGTGGGGTTGCGGGATAAAGCGAAAAATCTTCCCATTATGCTTTCCGGCGGTGAGCAACAGCGCGTCGGTATTGCGCGGGCGGTGGTAAACAAGCCGCCTCTGCTGCTGGCTGACGAACCGACCGGTAACCTTGATCCCAAATTATCAATGGAAATCGTACGGCTGTTTGAGGATTTTAATCAGGCTGGGGTCTCTGTTTTCATTGCTACCCACGATTTAGGCCTTATTGCGCGAATGAAATACCGCACGCTGACCTTAAAAAATGGGCAGATGATTACCGACGGTCTTAATGACGACACCTCCGGGGAATGGTCATGA
- the ftsX gene encoding permease-like cell division protein FtsX: MSLLFKGRAQGASDSRIGIVQVLSMFFVSHVRQALSSLGELWRQPAASIMTVAVLGLSITLPSTLYILVKNTEKISAGWEQASEISLFLKSDTNSGNAQQLLTRISTWPEIDTVTFISADDALQEFQHLSGLGDAIAYLESNPLPNVVLVTPTEKNAGPTAARALLEKLKEQREVDIGKLDIEWLERLYALLDIARELVTLIGSLLFVAVVLIIGNTIRLNILNKRDEILVMKLVGATDAFIHRPFLYTGFWYGLLGGLIAWFAVIIILWWMDSSIQAFASLYQKDFNITGLTGTALFTMLGLSIMLGLVGSLISVQRHVREIEPS; encoded by the coding sequence ATGAGTTTGCTGTTTAAAGGGCGGGCACAGGGAGCCAGTGACTCGCGCATCGGTATTGTGCAGGTTCTCTCAATGTTTTTTGTCAGCCATGTGCGTCAGGCTCTTAGCAGTTTGGGTGAACTTTGGCGCCAGCCCGCGGCATCGATTATGACAGTGGCAGTTTTGGGATTGAGTATCACGCTTCCAAGTACGTTATATATCCTGGTGAAAAATACAGAAAAAATTAGTGCCGGTTGGGAACAGGCTTCAGAAATCTCACTGTTCTTAAAGTCAGATACAAACTCGGGTAACGCGCAACAATTGCTTACCCGAATATCCACCTGGCCGGAGATTGACACCGTCACCTTCATTTCTGCTGATGATGCACTTCAGGAATTTCAGCATTTGTCTGGTCTGGGTGATGCCATTGCTTATCTTGAGTCTAATCCCTTGCCGAATGTTGTGCTGGTGACACCCACGGAAAAAAATGCCGGCCCTACGGCGGCCCGCGCGCTGCTGGAAAAGCTTAAAGAACAGCGCGAAGTCGACATTGGCAAGCTGGATATTGAATGGCTGGAACGGCTTTATGCTTTGCTTGATATTGCGAGAGAGCTGGTCACGCTCATTGGTAGTTTACTGTTTGTCGCTGTTGTCTTGATTATAGGCAACACCATTCGCCTAAATATCCTAAACAAGCGAGATGAAATTTTAGTGATGAAACTGGTAGGGGCCACCGATGCGTTCATTCATCGCCCCTTCCTGTATACCGGGTTCTGGTACGGTCTTCTCGGCGGATTAATAGCGTGGTTTGCAGTTATCATTATCTTATGGTGGATGGACAGTAGCATCCAGGCTTTTGCGAGTTTGTATCAGAAAGATTTTAATATTACCGGGTTAACCGGCACAGCGCTTTTCACCATGCTAGGGCTGTCGATAATGCTTGGACTGGTGGGATCGCTAATTTCCGTGCAGCGGCACGTGCGGGAAATTGAGCCAAGTTAA